The Pyrus communis chromosome 12, drPyrComm1.1, whole genome shotgun sequence genomic sequence CAATAACATACGGAATATGCTTTTTCCAtcggaacaaaaaaaaaaaaaaaaaactattttccATCACCTTAAATCAGTTTTTACTTTCCCTTCTTTTATTGCCTAGAAAACTGAAGACaaaatattttctgttttttccaacataaaatattttctgttttttaaaCCAATGTTTCGTggcaattattaattaaaatagaatgtTAGGaacatcaaaattttaaattaaattttgtaaatgaaATGATGTagttattaataattaaattattgcttaagtgttacttttttattttttgttaaaaaataaattttattagattaaTTACCAACGAAATTTGAATCCACACCGCTATGTAAAGGCTTAACATTTTTGTACCACTATGTTAAATGGCCGTTTGCATTGCTTAAGTGACGTGCTTATTCTCTTAGTATCAATTTGcagatttattttaaaattttgatctacTTTTACGCTTAATTAAATAGTAGGAGAACGCGAAGGGGGAATCTGAATGTTATATATTACAGCTTACCACCTCCTTCCCCATCACACACGCCACTCACACTCCATACGTTTATCCAAGCGAACCAGAATCCGTCTCGCAGATCAACCAAATGGGTTTGAAGGTATGCTCTCATTCTCTCCCTTCCCCATAAACATCGATTCAATATCATATTATCAATGAAAGATCATCCATTTGTCGTTAAATTTGCTACTTTTCTTGGGTTTCAGTAGTGTGATTAGTTCAGATCTGTGTTCTActttgtttgttttgaatttgatgaattGGTCAAGGTAAAGCAGCCAGAATTATAGTTAATTATTGTGGGTTCCctttaatttatgtattttacTTGTTTTTGGGATCAAGATTTTGATCCTGGTATAGTGGATCAGAGCTTTTGTAAGTTTTAACTAGTGTTTATCACGGTGACACCAATTAGTTAAAATCCGGATGTTATTAACGTACAGATCGCCGTCTAATGAGGGTTTTCGATTATTTTCCCTCCTTACTGCTTGCTTGATTTCTTGAACTGAATATGAAATAAGGCAGTGTCTAAGATTTGTGATAAGCAGGTTGAAATCTAAAGTTCAATCTACGAGTTTCCTACGAGCTTCCCAAACGATATTTATCAAAAACCATCATTTGataagtgttttaaaaaacgAACCATGAGGCGTGCCTGGGCGGCCTTCGAGGTGGGGCGGTGAGGAAAACACTTCTGCCCAGCGGGAGTAGGCTTAAACTTGCCCTGGCTTGGTCGAGGCGCGCCTAGGCGCCTGAGGCGCCTCAAGAATCGGCTGGGGCTTCTTTTTTCGTTTGTTAGGGTTTCTCACctgaataaatattttatttgattgtttATTGTTGTTCTATAATGTTTGATTTCGACTCTATTGTTGATTATAAtatatggatatatatatatatatatatataactttagTTCCTGTGTGGCTTTGCCTCACGCCTCAATGCTTTCACCTAGGCGGGGCTATCCATGAAACTCCTTGGCTTTGCCTTcaccttttaaaacattaaacCTATAACGTTATTATTCGTAATTCCATATACTTCGTGTTGCATTAACATGTCTATGACTTTCAAAATTATCGTAATGAATGGGGTTTGCATATCCCAAATTGGTTGAGGAAGCCGAGCAAGTTTTAGTGTCAAATGTATGCAGCTTCGACTTTGGAACACACTTAAGGCCAGAGAGTAAAGAGGCTCGGTATATGGTCTGGTCCTTTTATGTTTATTGATTTCGGAATTGTGAGTTAGTTATACCTGTCTAAATCTGGAACACTGTCAATTTATCGTGGAAGTAAAGCGTATTGGTTCAGTTAAACACATCCAGTTATAGATTTGGCTAGTTATAAGCTTGCTTTTGCGGCAATAAATTGCACTTCACGATAGTCTGAATATATGATTTGCTTCCTACTGTAATCAATTACAAGAGAATTTCATTGTTTTGATAGTATTACATTGACAGTAAAGTTGAACACAATGTGTACATGTGGAATGCATATCTACCTTCTAGGTGATAAAATCTTCACTTGTTGAATGCGTAGCGTTTATTTTCATTTGCTCATCCTCCGATTTCTTTTGTCAATGATACATGGTTACTAGTTAGTCAACTGAAAGTTCCACAGTTTTTGGCATTCTTAGCATCcgtgtttataaagtttctctATGACTTTGTTCTATATGCTTTTAATCGGAACAACGatcaaagtttttgttttgtatgacaTTTGATGATTTGGGTGTCATGCAGGAAGAGTTTGATGAACATGCTGAGAAAGCCAAGACCCTTCCAGAGTCAACAACCAATGAGAACAAGCTCATCCTCTATGGGCTATACAAGCAAGCCACTGTTGGAGCAGTGAACACGAGTTAGGACAATGCTCCCATAAAAATTTTGAGAATCCGCCATTTTTCGTTCTCTCACTTGCAATGCAAATTTTTCATTCATAAGATTCTCAACTGCCTCTAAATTTTCCCTTCGTGTTGTTTCTTTGTGGCTGACTTGCAGGCCGCCCAGGAATGTTCAATATGAGGGACAGAGCAAAGTGGGATGCATGGAAGGCTGTTGAAGGTGATACTTCTGAGCATATCGTTTTCTATTATATGTAAATCTTCGTCGTATAATCTAGCATAATTCTAAGGTATAATTTTCCGTATGTTCTAGAATAATTCTAACGTATAATTTTTCGTTTTGGCAGGGAAATCCAAGGAGGAAGCTATGGGCGACTACATCACGAAGGTGAAGCAGCTGCTTGAAGAAGCTGGAGCTTCTACTTGATGCTTTCGTAAGGTGGCGTTTGAATCAAAATAAACATTGTACTCTTTCGTACTGGTACTCTGTTATATCTAAATGTATGTGAATGTTAAATCTACGAGATACTTTCGGTAGAATGGTTTTACTTATAGTTGGTTTACAATGCTTGAAGGAGTTTGCAGTGTTAGTGAATTTTAGTTGCCCaaattgcttttacttttaccaaaaaaaaaaaaaaaaattgc encodes the following:
- the LOC137710405 gene encoding acyl-CoA-binding protein; translation: MGLKEEFDEHAEKAKTLPESTTNENKLILYGLYKQATVGAVNTSRPGMFNMRDRAKWDAWKAVEGKSKEEAMGDYITKVKQLLEEAGAST